In Oryza brachyantha chromosome 1, ObraRS2, whole genome shotgun sequence, the following are encoded in one genomic region:
- the LOC102712130 gene encoding uncharacterized protein LOC102712130 encodes MGRGKRSVLASLFGFKSKCNGGDGGRRRQEEEEEEAAAGRQQQQRYYGYQQQARGRKVRPSDDDGYDYYGRNWYADRDINRRASEYIDRVHRGMLAGSEQDG; translated from the coding sequence ATGGGGAGAGGGAAGAGGTCGGTGCTCGCGTCCTTGTTCGGGTTCAAGAGCAAATGcaatggcggcgacggcggaaggcggcggcaggaggaggaggaggaagaggcggcggcggggaggcagcagcagcagaggtaCTACGGGTACCAGCAGCAGGCGCGGGGGAGGAAGGTGCGGCCGAGCGATGACGACGGCTACGACTACTACGGCCGGAACTGGTACGCCGACCGCGACATCAACCGGAGGGCCTCCGAGTACATCGACAGGGTGCACCGCGGGATGCTCGCCGGCAGCGAGCAAGACGGATAg